The DNA segment AAGCAAGGTACtgtataataaaatacTGGCTTTAGTTTTATGAATAACAGAATAGTAAGAGATCTCGAAATAGAGTTGGAAATTAGAGGAATCGTAATTCCTCTGTAGAATCCTCTTACACCCTCAGAGATATAAGTTCTTTTAATACAATCGTGATAACCTTTAAAATCATATCGAGATTGCATTCTGGTTTTAACAGCATCAATTGGAAATCCAATACTATTACTTATGGACAAAGATGCATATGCTAAAATAGTTGGTCTCCAAGGAAATAAAACATCAGGAAAGAAGATAACTTTTTCGTGACAGATTTGGGAATCCTTTTTTAAAAAGTTAGCGTTTGTAATGGATGACATATCTGTTTCTTCTTACCGTAGAGAAGATTTCTTGAGCTTTCTATTGACGTAAATAAATATCAGCTGGAATGACAGAACTGGGAATTGTGCAACATTGAAGCGTCTAGTATTGATGATTCATAGTCATCCTCGAAGCCGTATACAGgattaatttaatatcaataacaTTGTGTTTAAAAACATTTATGCTGATAAACATGAATGTATCGTAATATCTGTTACCTGTTACCCCTAAATATGAGTGTACAATATAATGATCAGCATCATCTTAAGTAGAAAGATATCACATGACGGTATTAATTTTtggggggggggggggggggggggtAGTcgtctttcaataatgtttTTAAAACAGGAGACACAAGTGAAGTAAATAAAAGTGTTTCCCAATTCTATCAGTACGTTGTAGtaagaatatataattgatcATGACAATAAAATGGGTGGTAAAATTGCCCCTCAGTTTGGTTCTTCCATTAGGTTTAGTTTCGGACCGAAAAACCTAAAATGAGAACCTTATATTGAAGACCATATTACATCCGGAAGAACTTATTCCGGTAGATTAGAATATCAGAAATCCTACGGTAGGAAAATAATTGGCACAAGCAAGTGTATAATAATACGTATTCTTTCTGAAGACCGAGTACatatttaaaatcaaaaaatcaaaaaatatattctaaataatatatattatagtaGATTATATCAACTTACGATTAGGAAACTATCTGATGATTTCCGTAACACATTGAAGTACTCATTACTTTTACTAAAAACCTTCTAATAGCTGAATCTCTATCATGGTCAAAGAATGCCTTttaaaagatattgaaaatgtagATTCACAATTCAGGTGAATAAAGTTCAAAGCGATAACATTTTCCTCGACTACAACGTTTTCCGGCTCTTCAAACGTATTAATagcattaatattttcatggTAGATAACCCACAGATTAGCATTGGGGCTAATGTTCCTTGGTTCACCAGGAAGTGAAACCTTAGTAGTTGCATCTTCCGTTGGCGATCTGTTAACCACCGccataataattttattattgtcaaTTGCTGCCGAGCAATCAAGAATGGTAATATTTGAGTCAACGTCCTTGAGCCATTCAATGTTCATATTACCTCCACGAGTATCTCCCTTGTACAAAGGAGTAGCGACATGAATATTCAAGCTCTCTCCTCTCATTTTCTGAGAAAATAAGCGAAATGGATGATATGTTGTCTGAAAGAAGAGCTTGTCTTGGTTAGTCATAATTGGGGCTATAACATTAACACATTGAGCAATATTTGCCATTCCAACATGACCTGATTGGCGTATAAATACATTTAGCCATGATCCAACAGCTAATGCATCACCCAAtgtatatttttcttcGCAACCGACCTCCCCACCGGCTCTAATAGGGTCCCAAACATTCCATTCATCAAAGCAAATCTTTACCCGGTGTTTCTtaatttccaaatcttcagTAGCTGCAACACTATTAGATGTTGAAGAACTATAGTTTGTAATTTTTGCTAAATCGAGTAGTTTTGCCGTAATTTGAATACCAGTTTCAGCAGCAGCAGGTCCTgtgatattcttcatctggTCCTTAGCATCACTAGTATATAAGTGTATAGAGTGAAAATCAACAAACTTGAATAGATTTTGAGTTATTTCGTAGTCCCATTTCGAGAATCCTGTACAACCGCAGCTTATTAATACTACAGAAGGATCAAGAAGTTTGATTGCCTTTGCCCACTGTAGCGCTTTTTTACAATAATCGTCTTCATTCATTTGTCCAACCTGCCATGGACCCCAAACCTCATTTCCTAAACCCCAGTATTTAACGTTATATGGCTCTTCATGTCCATTACTTCTACGTAAATTGGCCCAAAAAGTGTTCAGACTAGAATTACAATATTCTATCCATGCTAATGCTTCATCAAGGGTTCCTGTGCCCATGTTTAAGCATAAGTATGGCTCTATCTTCATCCATTCGCACCAATGTAAAAATTCATCTGTGCCAAACAAGTTCAGTTCCTCGTTCAACCACGCCAATTCAGGTCTTCTTGGCCTTGATTCCTTTGGGCCTATACCATCTTGCCAATGATACGAACTAACAAAGTTACCACCCGGCCAACGGATGACTGGCATATCAAGATCTTGCAATGCTTTTGCGACATCTTTTCTGTAACCCTCTTTCgttatcaatgatttattagGATTCTCATAGTCAACAATCCCTCCATAAATGCACCTACCTAAGTGTTCAAGAAAGCCACTATATATTTTGCGGTCGATCTCTCCCAAGCGACGGTGGGGATCGATTCGAATTTCTGATTGAGATAAgcttttaatttcttcaattgtttgAGCTGAATTAGACATAGTTAACACTCGGTGACtaaaaaatgatgataCTTTCTGACATAGAAATCCAGTACTTATTAACGTATCCTTATACCCTAGCGGAGTGAATATCGGTTACTACATACCGAAACCCACCTTTATCATTCCAACAAGGGAAATCCTCCGCTGAGGATTTATCACGGGGAAGTTTTAGAATTTACGAGATGCGTGAACTATATAATCTTAGGAgtttttcatttaattgcaaaatcttAAGTATCTATTATGACTATCTCACCGGTTTTATACCAGTTTTTGGTTTGTTGTTTTGCATCCGTCGGGTCTTTCACCTACGGGTATGATTTGGGAATTATTGCCCAAGTCATAGCTTCAGAGAGTTTCACagaatatatgaattatccaaataCTACAGTTACCGGTTTAATTGTATCTCTCTTTACTGTTGGGGCTTTTGCTGGAGCTCTTCTTGCTGGGTttttagaaaaattgagtCGTCGTCAGACTATTTTGCTTGCTACTATTTTTTTCCTTTTTGGTGGTGCGCTTCAATGTGGAGCACAGAATTTTAGGTTCTTGTTTGCCGGGAGATTTTTTGCTGGAGTTGGTGTTGGGCTATACACTATGATTATTCCCTTGTACCAGGCAGAACTAGTACATCCAAAACATAGAGGGAGAGTCACAAGTCTCCaacaattcttcttggGTATCGGCGCTTTATCAGCTGCATGGATAGGATATGGATGCTACATAGGGTTTGAAGATGACAGGCAATGGAGAGTTCCTCTCGGTCTCCAGATGGTACCAGCATTATTACTAGGAAGTTTAATATTGCTCTTCCCCGAACTGCCTAGATGGTTATTAGAGTACAACAAGGATGAAAAAGCTTTGAAAGTTTTAGGGAAGCTATATGCACATGGTAATACACAAGATCCGTTTGTAGAAGAAGAGTTTTCGAAAATTAAAGCTGccattgaatttgataaaatacaTGGTCAGACTAGTTGGGCCAGCTTGTTTTTGATACCATCGAATTTGAGGAGAATTTTCTTGTGTTGTGCTATTCAAGGTTCAGTTCAAATGACAGGTGTATCTGCAATACAGTATTATGCGCCGACAATATTTGCCCAGATAGGGTTAT comes from the Debaryomyces hansenii CBS767 chromosome B complete sequence genome and includes:
- a CDS encoding DEHA2B16258p (similar to uniprot|Q5KC75 Cryptococcus neoformans var CNH00030) yields the protein MSNSAQTIEEIKSLSQSEIRIDPHRRLGEIDRKIYSGFLEHLGRCIYGGIVDYENPNKSLITKEGYRKDVAKALQDLDMPVIRWPGGNFVSSYHWQDGIGPKESRPRRPELAWLNEESNLFGTDEFLHWCEWMKIEPYLCLNMGTGTLDEALAWIEYCNSSSNTFWANLRRSNGHEEPYNVKYWGLGNEVWGPWQVGQMNEDDYCKKALQWAKAIKLLDPSVVLISCGCTGFSKWDYEITQNLFKFVDFHSIHLYTSDAKDQMKNITGPAAAETGIQITAKLLDLAKITNYSSSTSNSVAATEDLEIKKHRVKICFDEWNVWDPIRAGGEVGCEEKYTLGDALAVGSWLNVFIRQSGHVGMANIAQCVNVIAPIMTNQDKLFFQTTYHPFRLFSQKMRGESLNIHVATPLYKGDTRGGNMNIEWLKDVDSNITILDCSAAIDNNKIIMAVVNRSPTEDATTKVSLPGEPRNISPNANSWVIYHENINAINTFEEPENVVVEENVIALNFIHSNCESTFSISFKRHSLTMIEIQLLEGF
- a CDS encoding DEHA2B16280p (weakly similar to uniprot|P32466 Saccharomyces cerevisiae YDR345C HXT3 Low affinity glucose transporter of the major facilitator superfamily), whose product is MTISPVLYQFLVCCFASVGSFTYGYDLGIIAQVIASESFTEYMNYPNTTVTGLIVSLFTVGAFAGALLAGFLEKLSRRQTILLATIFFLFGGALQCGAQNFRFLFAGRFFAGVGVGLYTMIIPLYQAELVHPKHRGRVTSLQQFFLGIGALSAAWIGYGCYIGFEDDRQWRVPLGLQMVPALLLGSLILLFPESPRWLLEYNKDEKALKVLGKLYAHGNTQDPFVEEEFSKIKAAIEFDKIHGQTSWASLFLIPSNLRRIFLCCAIQGSVQMTGVSAIQYYAPTIFAQIGLSSGKTLLYQAINSIIALIAQALCIVTVDYTGRRWTLIGANIGCGCMFIVSCILLALFPPYKGAQPRSSQIGFIASTWIWNFIFSIYVGPLSWVIPSEVFNTATRSKGVSLSTMTCFAMNTMIGQVTPLAMDTIHYRFYIVFIICSFTNSFFFWCFLPETKGIPLESMNQLFENAPWFVPGINSKDYYGDIKVNDDSKFKSEKEIEYLEKENDVSISISSHVEA